Below is a genomic region from Rhizobium sp. 007.
CACCCGCAAGGTTCGCGCTACGCCATTCCGTGGTCGCTCTGGTATACGTCGAACGGCGCACGCGGCGAAGAACCGCCGGAAAGTCAGAAGAAACGCATGAAGCTTTTCGACGACGCCCGTTCCACCGCCGATCTCTCCAAGCGCGGCGCAATCATGACGCAGATCTTCGACATTGCGGCTGACGAATTCGAGACAGTGGGTCTCTGCCTTGCCGTCGGCGGTTTTGGCATCATCCGCAACAACCTGCACAACGTTCCAGAAAAGCAGCCCGACAGCTGGTCCTGGCCAAATCCAGGCCCTGCACTGCCCCAGCAATTTAGCTTCACGAGCTGATTTTGCCGCTCCAGCGCCGTCCCTTTGCGGGGCGGCTCTCCTTTCAAGCGCGCTGCCCGCAGCTCGGGAGCGGTGTTTAATGCAAGAGACGTCTCATGCTGGTCTTCATCGCTAAACGCCTTCTATGGATGGTCCCATCCCTTTTCGCCGTCAGCTTCCTTGCCTTTGCGCTTATCCAGCTGCCGCCGGGAGATTACGTCACGACATATATAGCGACGCTTGCGGCATCGAACGAAGTCATCGATCAGAATACTGCGGCGCAACTGCGTGAGCGCTTCGGCCTCGATGACCCGATGCTCGTGCAGTATTTTAAATGGATATGGGGCATCCTTTCCCGCGGCGACTTCGGCATCTCCTTTGAATGGCAGCAACCGGTCTCTGGCCTCATTTGGGAGCGCATGGCGCTGACGCTGGTGCTCGCTCTTTCAACACTCATCGCCACCTGGGGGATCGCATTGCCGATCGGCGTCTTTTCTGCCGTGCGCAAATATTCGATCGGCGACTATTTCTTCACCGCCTTCACCTTCCTCGGACTGGCTATTCCGTCGTTCCTGCTGGCGCTGGTGCTCATGTATATCGCGGCTGTCGAGTTCGGCCAGGATGTCGGAGGCCTCTTTTCATCCGAGTTCGAGACTGCGCCCTGGAGCATCGCCAAGGTCCTCGACCTTCTTTCGCATATATGGCTTCCCGTCATAATTCTGGCCGTGTCTTCTACCGCGAGCCTGATCCGCGTGATGCGCGCGAACATGCTCGATGAACTGCCGAAGCCTTATGTCACCACGGCACGGGCAAAAGGTCTTTCCGAGTTCAGACTGCTCGTGAAATACCCCTTAAGAATCGCGCTCAACCCGTTCATCTCGACGATTGCCTGGCTCCTTCCAAACCTGATTTCCGGCTCCGTCGTCGTGGCCATCGTCCTCAATCTGCCGACGGCAGCGCCCTTGTTGCTGCAGGCGCTGATGGCACAGGACATGTACCTGGCTGGCGCCTTCGTGCTGCTGATCTGCGCGCTCACGCTGATCGGCTCATTGATCAGCGACATCCTGCTTGCGCTAGTCGATCCCCGCATCCGCTTGGAATAGGGAGACCTCATGGCCGACATTGCAGTCACAAATCTTGCGCCGGATCGCGCCGCTGTCGCCTCGCAATGGCAGCTCATCTGGTGGGCTTTTCGTCGGCACCGGCTTGCCATGGTAGCCCTCGTCGTCACCCTCTTGATGTACATCGTTGCCGTCATTCCGGGCTTCTTCGCCATCAACGATCCGAACCTGCAGAACGCTCGGGCGACCTTCCATCCACCGCAGAGACTGCACCTCATCGATACCGGCGATGGGATTTCCATTGGCCTTCACTACTATCCGCTGAAGCTTACCCGCGATCCGCAAACGCTTGCCGCGATCTATAAGGAGGATAGGACGAAGCGTGTCGACGTCCGGCTGTTCGGGCGCGGCTATGAATATTCCGTGCTCGGCCTTTTCAGCACCAACATCCATCTGCTCGCTTCATCCGAGAAGACCTCGCCCCTTCTTCTGTTCGGAGCGGACAGGCTCGGGCGCGACGTCTTCAGCCGGACGGTTCAAGGGTCTCAGATCTCGCTGTCGATCGGCCTTGTCGGCGTCTTCTTCTCGCTGATGCTCGGCATCGTCCTCGGCGGCATTTCCGGATATTACGGCGGCCGCATCGATTTCTTCACGCA
It encodes:
- a CDS encoding ABC transporter permease, which translates into the protein MLVFIAKRLLWMVPSLFAVSFLAFALIQLPPGDYVTTYIATLAASNEVIDQNTAAQLRERFGLDDPMLVQYFKWIWGILSRGDFGISFEWQQPVSGLIWERMALTLVLALSTLIATWGIALPIGVFSAVRKYSIGDYFFTAFTFLGLAIPSFLLALVLMYIAAVEFGQDVGGLFSSEFETAPWSIAKVLDLLSHIWLPVIILAVSSTASLIRVMRANMLDELPKPYVTTARAKGLSEFRLLVKYPLRIALNPFISTIAWLLPNLISGSVVVAIVLNLPTAAPLLLQALMAQDMYLAGAFVLLICALTLIGSLISDILLALVDPRIRLE
- a CDS encoding ABC transporter permease; the encoded protein is MADIAVTNLAPDRAAVASQWQLIWWAFRRHRLAMVALVVTLLMYIVAVIPGFFAINDPNLQNARATFHPPQRLHLIDTGDGISIGLHYYPLKLTRDPQTLAAIYKEDRTKRVDVRLFGRGYEYSVLGLFSTNIHLLASSEKTSPLLLFGADRLGRDVFSRTVQGSQISLSIGLVGVFFSLMLGIVLGGISGYYGGRIDFFTQRLIDFVLSLPTIPIWLAMAAALPQGWPATLQYMMITIILSLTGWAQLARVVRGRFLSLRTEEFVAAARLDGVRERRIIFRHMLPSFASHIIASITLAVPAMILAETSLSFLGLGLQPPTISWGVLLREAQNIRSIATAPWLFMPGAAVVVAVMALNLLGDGLRDAADPYNK